Part of the Pseudomonadales bacterium genome, TGACAGATTATTCGCATGCCTTCCAGTGCAACTCAGACTCAGCAGCAACTAGAATTACTCTCTAGCGCCATTGATGATGGCTCTCTAGCGCCCGTTGCCAGAATGTTGAACGCACTGCCTGCAGCAGAAACTGCACACCTTCTGGAATCATCACCGCCTCGCATGCGACAGGCGTTGTGGGCTTTAATAGATCGTGATAGTGAAGGCGATATCCTCGCCAGCCTGCCAGAGGAGCTACAGAGCTCTTTCTTGAAAGATATGGACGTTGATGAGCTTATCGAGCTTACTGAGGGATTAGAATCTGACGATATTGCCGATATATTGCAACAATTGCCACGCACCGTTATTCACGAAGTATTGGCCTCGATGGACAGCCAAGATCGCCACCGCGTCGAACGCGTTATTCAATATCAAGACAATACCGCGGGTGGCCTGATGAGTACTGAAATGATTACTGTGCGCGCACCGATTACCCTCGATGTTGTACTGCGCTATCTTCGACGTCATGATCAACTTCCCTCTAATTCTGATGCTATTTATGTCGTAGGACGCCAAGACACGCTGATTGGCGTATTGCCGATTGCTAAATTATTAATCAGCGATCCAAACAGCACCGTGCGCGAGGTCATGAAAACCGATATTTATACCTTAACCGCCGATATTGAAGATACACAGGTTGCGCAATTATTCGAACGCAATGACTGGGTTTCAGCGCCGGTAGTCGACAAGGCTGGTAAGCTGCTAGGTAGAATCACCATCGATGATGTCGTAGATGTTATCCGTGATGACTTTGAACACAGCATCAATTCACTGGCTGGTATTTCCGATGAAGAAGAAACGTTTTCCAGCATTAAAGATACCGTACCACGCAGAATGGTTTGGTTGGGCATTAATTTGATTACCGCTCTGCTGGCCTCAGCTTCTATTAAAATGTTTGAGGGCACGATTGATAAGGTGGTTGCATTAGCTGTGTTAATGCCTATTGTTGCCAGTATGGGTGGCATCGCTGGCAGCCAAACCCTTACCGTTGTTATTCGCGGTATGGCCTTAGGCTTAATCGGTAAAAATAATGCCAGCTGGCTGCTTCAGCGTGAAGTCATTATATCGTTTATTAACGGCATTGTTTGGGCCTTAGTCGTCGGTACTTTAGCCAGTCTTATCTATAACGATTTTACTTTAGCGATTGTTTTAGCCACCGCAATGATTTTAAATTTATTTGTTGCTGCCTTTGTTGGCACCTTATTACCGATTAGCCTAGAGCGACTGAATATTGATCCTGCTCTTGCGGGCGGTGTATTACTCACCACCGTCACCGACATTTTTGGGTTTGCAATTTTCCTTGGCTTGGCCAGCTATTTTTACGGTTAATGTAGCGGCATACAGAAGCGCATTTCTTACCGATATAGTAATAATTTAAGTGAAGCCAACACGATAAACACGGTTTGCAACACTCAGCGTCGCTGGAGCTCAATCAATATGGCAAAAAAATCTTCTCCACAGTCTCATGAATCACAGGGCGATGAGATTAAATCTAAGACACAAATTAAACAAGAGATGCTTGATCTACAAGCATTAGGCAAAGCCATTGCCGATTTACCCGGCGCGGTTTATCAAAGCATGCCGGTGCCGGACAGCCTTGACGAGGCGATTAAAACGCTGGCAAGAATAAAAAACTGGAATGCGCAAAAACGGCAGCTGCAATATATTGGCAGGGTTATGCGTGAACTTTCTGAGCATGAGGTTGAGTTGTTACAACTTGCTCTTGACGATTATGAGCTCGGTCGCAAAAAACTGAATCGCGAATTTCATCGTCTTGAGCAGCTTCGCGAGCAGCTCATTAGCGGTGATAAAGACTGCGTCAATTCGATTATTGCTGAGCATCCCAATATCGATCGACAAGCCTTTATGCAGATAGTTCGCGCGGCTCAAAAAGAGTATGAACTAAATACAAAACTTTCAGATAATGCAGCAAAAAATCTCAAACATTATAAAAAGTTATTTCAGTTTCTTAAACAGTTAGCGATAGATAAGTTTGACTAGTCTGCAGCGAATACAGCGATCAATTCGTCACATCAAATAAGCGCAAAAACTTCACCTCAGGCTCAGCGAAATCACCGTCNACNCGGTACACAGCTGAGGATAATTTATCCACCTGAGATTGCATAAACTTAGAAATTATATACACCCCAATTGCAGTCGGAAGGCCAGCAGCAAGTGCTGCAACCCAGGGTAAATTGCTGGCTAGCGGTAACGTAACCGAAAGCTCCGCATCAATCTTTTCTTGCTGCGTATCAGCCATGCCGAGTAATTTTATGATGCTTGATGCACCTTTAATTTCTATTGGCGATTTTTCAAATTTCACGATACCTTGATCAAGCTGAAGATTAGCGCGCACCTTATCATAACTAAGGCCGGAAGACGTCAAGTCGGAAAAATCAAGCTGTATGCGGCGTAAGATATTGCTTAAACTAAAAGCGCTAACGACTTTCAAAGCGCTGGTTGATGACCCGTCTAAATCAATAAAATCGCCACGATTAAGTTTTAATTTTAGCCCGCCACGCAGCTGGTTAAAATCATAGGCAAAAGGTGAATCTGGCCATGCAATGTCTAGATCAAAACTAAAATCTTCACTGGAAATATTTTGTGAATATCCCCAAGCTTGCAGCACATCAGCAATATTGCCGCCAATAAAACGCCCTTTAAACGCGGTTAGATGTGACCATTGATCATCAGTTTTTTGATGTCGCCAAATTAGATTAGACGCTCCCGACTCATCGTCAACAATCTGAGTATAACGCACTTGAGCTCTAATGTTATTGAGCATAATTTGATGCGCAGAGAAATTTACATTAAATTCCCACTCGCCATAATCTTCTTCAGCCAAGCTAAGCTGATCAATTTGCACTCGCATATCGCGCCATGCTGCAAACTGCTGGAAATCAATATTTTCACCCATCAGCGAGGACGTCGCTGTGCGTATTGAATCGTCGACTTGATCGCTTGAGCTTGTCTCATCAACACTTTTGCCTGCCATACTCTCTGCACCTGAATCCCTCGCAGAGATTGAGTGCTTAGCCTGACTGAATAAGGCTAAATCCAGTTCTCGAACATGCAGCTCAGCAGCTATGGCAGGATCATTAAACCACAGTAGCTGTGCCGCTATATCCTCTTGCTGCAGCGATATATCCCAGTAATTCAGGCGATCAAAAATATCTATGCGCGAATCAGTCAAGGTATATTGATTCGCCCGCATTTCACCTATGTGCAAATCATCAATAGCAAGCCCCCAAGCCGGTAGCTCCTTGCTAACAATAGCTTTGTCTGCAGCGTCAGCGTCAAATGCGTTGCCATTATTTAGACTAGCTATGTAGTCGAGCCAATCTAAGATATTAAGCGATGCAATGTGACCAGTAACTAAAAATTTATTTTTTACAAATGGCGCTGGCGGTCTATTATCGTCAGCATTCGCCTTTTGTTCTGTAAATAGTAGCCTTGCCCCATCAAATTCGTCCGAGGTTCGATGTAACTCGAAGATTAGCTGCTGATTGTAATCGATACGCAATGGCACCGCATTGTTATTAAACTGCCAATGCAGTGCAGCATCAGCTTTATCTTGCAGCTCTTTAGCGAAAGGTTTAGGCAATCTGAGACTTACACCTTGCAGTGAAGAATTTGCCTTAATACCCGCACCATTTTCGCCAAAATACAAATATCCCTTGCTAGCTATATCTTGATCAAACAATGCCGACAGATAATGCATAGAAAAGTCGTTAGCAAACTGATCCGTATTAAGATCACCACTGAAATTGACACGTGTATTAAACACCTGTTGATTACGCAAAAACGACTGAATGCTGCCAAGAAATGGTCGATTTAAAAAGTTAAACGATAATGCCTCAGCCGATAAACCTTGCTGCAATGAATAGCGTAAGTTACTGTTAACATCGGTAAAGCGCAGCCCATAGGCAGAGTGATTTAACTGCAATTGTTTAAGCTCCGCAGCGAGATTTATCTCTGTTTTGTGGCTTCGCTCACTGCCTTGTTGCGCAAGCAGTGGTACTTGTAAATCAAGTTCAATCGGCACTGATTGCGATGACGAAGCCTGCCAGCCTGAGAGCGCACCCTCCGTCGCTGCCACTATTGGCTCAATGGCTAATAATTGCTGAAGCTGCTCAGCTGAAGCTTGACTATTAGCGCTCAGTTTTAACTCACTCAGCAGTTCTTTATTTGCAGCTGGACTAATAAAAAGCTGCGCGCCATCAATCGAGGCACCACTAAATTGCGCCTCAGTAATATCCGCGCTAATAACCTTATTATCCAGCCATAGCTGACCCGCTATGTTCGTCACCTCAGGCCAGTCGTCAAGAAAATAGATATCCGTATCTGCAAGCGATAAATACAGCAAATTATCTCTTGCATACGGTGCCTGCTTAACGGTTGCGCCGTGGTAGACATAATCAGCACGATTAATGCTAGCCGACTTTATTCGGCCTAATAACCAGCTGCGCAAATCTGTCGATAAGTTGACCGGCAACACGCGCGTAAGATAGGAAATATCCGTATCTTCAGCGGCGATTTGCAAGGACAGCATCGGCGGCTCAAAAACACTGCTAGACTGGTAACGCGCAAACGGCAGATCGAGGTCTATCTCACCATGCGCACGACCCATTTCGCCAGCAACTTGCATATCCTTGCTGATCAATCTCAAACGCCATTCATCACCTAAGCCTCGATAAAAAGACCATGCTAAGCGAGCGCGGGCATGCTCAAAGCGCAAACCCTCAGTAAATAATTGCTCAAGGTGTAAAGCAAATTGCTGCGCATCGAGATCGATATAACCACCTTGTTGATTAAACGCCAGACGACCAGAAATATTTCGCATCGCTGGCACGCCTTTGAATGCGCTGAGCTGTATGTTCGATACCTTAGCGACTGCGGACCAATCTGCTAATTGCTGCCTAGGTGCACTAAGATAAAAAGCATCAATTAGGCCTTCAGGAGCTAGCTGGGTAAGAGTATTTTGCAGTGGGGGCGATTCAGAATGAGGGTTGAGCGTCGCCAGCAGTGTTGCAAGTTTTGCGACGTTCAAAGGGCCTACAAAGGCGTTAATTTGCTGCGGGTTTAATTGTAATTGTGCTTGCTCAAGCTGAAACGGCTGTTGATTAATGATGGCTTTGGTTTCATGCAGCGAGAGTTTCAGTGATAATGCAGCCATATTTGCAGTCAGCGCAAACTGGCTATCGATTGCCTCCACGTTGATTTTTTCAGCTTGCTCGATTGAAAATTGATATTGCAATTGACTCAGTTTTACATCGCCTTGCAGATCTAATATACCTTCATCAAATATCATGGAAATATCGCTGCCGACCATGGCGGAAGCAAGACCAAATTGATCATTAAGCAAAGGCACAGTATCCACAACATCAAACCGCTCAAACTGTAAATTACCTTGGAATTTAAAATTTTTATCGAAAGGCGCGGCGAAGGTTTGTAAATTCAAGCGAATAAGGGCGTTATCATCGAAATCAACACCAAGTGGTACATCAACAATATTTTTTTCATATAGCGCTGCAGAGATACGTTTATTTTTACCTTGCGACGCAACTTGTAATCGCGCCATAGGCAAAATACTTATATCGCCATTAGCAGGCTTCAAGGACAACCTAAAATTGTTAATCTGAAGATTTTTAATGGACCAGAGGCGATTTATTAAGGCTTTTAATTTTAATGATTCGTTTTTAGCTTCATTAGCGACTGTTCTTAGACCCCAACGCTTAGCTTTATTTTGCACTAACAAAAGGCTCATCTTATCAATCGATAAACTATCAAAATAAAGTTGCCTAGACACCAAGCTATGAATTAGATCTACTGAAACTGTTAGTCGATTTATACGTAAAACTTCATCTTGCTGTTTAGCTGTAATAACTACATTATCCAGCTCAATTTTAGGAATAAGCTGGTCAAAATTTGCGCGAATTATATCCGCATCAATAGCAAAAACATCCGAATGCTGGTTTAAACGCGACAGTATCGACTGATGATGATCTTCGATCATCGGCAAATAATAACGTGATAGGCTGAGCAGTGCGGCGATTATTAGCAGCGCGGCAAAAAAACCTGCAATCACAAGCTTTGCCAGAAAATCGATCAGCTTTAACACAAGGATGGACATACTGTTACAGTAAGATCACTTCAAACTGTTCTTGGGTATACAAAGGCTCAACCTGAAACTGCAGAGATTTGTTCAAAAAACCTTCTAGCTCAGCAACATTTGCCGACTCTTCTTCCATCAGCCTATCGACAATGCTTTGTGCAGCAAGCACTAAATAAGCATCATGATCGTAGGCTCTTGCTTCTCGGATAATAGCTCGAAAGATTTCATAACATACTGTCTCAGCAGATTTTACAGAGCCCGTGCCGTGACAAACGTGACAAGGATCGCATAACGTTTGCTCTAACGATTCTCGCGTCCGCTTTCTAACAATTTGCACCAAACCTAACTCAGTCACACCTGAAATGGATGTGCGGGTTAAATCTACAGCCAGCGCATTTTCTAGGGTGCGATGAACTTGAGACTTATGCTCGTTATCTTGCATATCGATAAAATCAACGATGATAATACCACCCAGATTTCGCAGTCTAAGCTGGTGGGCAATTGACTTAGCCGCCTCCAAATTGGTTTTAAATAGGGTTTCCTCTTGATTGCGATGACCTACAAAACCACCCGTATTTACATCAACGGTGGTCATCGCCTCAGTTTGATCAAATACAATATAACCACCCGATTTCAACATAACCTTTCTGGCTAAGGCATTTTTTATTTCTTGTTCAACGCTGTGCAGCTCAAAAATCGGTCGACCGCCGGGGTACCACTCTAACAAGCTTTTTTTGTCGGGCATAAAGCTGTCGCAAAAGCTTTCCATTTTTTGAATAGTCTCACGCGAGTCCACTTTTATTTTATCTACCCGCTCGCGCAGATAGTCACGTAATACCCTAAGACTAAGCGATAAGTCCTCATGCACGATTGCGGGTACTGACTGCGCGGGCTGCGACAGTGCATGCCAAAGCTTTTGTAACAGTGCAATATCATTGACAATTTCTTCTGCATGCACCTGCTCTGCTGCAGTGCGAACAATAAAGCTACCATGCATATCGGCAAACTGCTGCGCATGAATATTATTCACCAAGGATTTCAAACGCTCACGCTCAGCCTCGTCATCTATTCGCTGAGAAATACCTAGCTGATCTATATCTGGCATGTACACTAAGTAGCGCGCCGAAATCGACAAAAATGCGGTTACTTTTGCACCTTTGGTACCGATCGGGTCTTTCGTGATTTGTACGGTAATACAATCACCTTGCTTGATTAATTTTTGAATATCCCGCACTTCACCTGTCGACTTATCAATATCGGCCGCATGGATAAAAGCGGCTTTTTCGAGGCCAATATCAATAAACGCAGCCTGCATACCGGGTAGTACTCTGACTACCCTACCTTGATAAATATTGCCAACTAAGCCGCGGTTTTCGCTACGCTCAATAATCACCTCTTGCAGCTGGCCGTTATCGACCATGGCAACGCGCGTCTCCATCGGGGTGGCATTCACTAGAATCTCATCGGTCATTTTAGCTCTACTCCACATTCAGTCAGCAAGCAACTGAGCTCATACAAGGGTAAACCCATAATACCCGAGTAGCTACCCGATATTTTCCTAATCCATTGCGCCGCTATACCCTGAACCGCATAAGCACCTGCCTTGTCTTGCGGCTCACCGGTTGCCCAATAGTGCATCATATTTGCTTCCGTTAATGGACAAAATTCAACGGTACTAGTGCTTAAGGCTGATTTAGAGCTGATCAGCTCATATCTAGCTGGTTTAGCGTTAGATTCAGAAGCAGAGCCAGCAATTTTTAACTGCATAACCGCCAGTGAGCTTAGCACCTGATGACTTGTACCGCTTAGCTTAAGCCACATCTCACGTGCATGTTGATAATCTCTGGGTTTACCCAAAATCGCATTATCAATGCTGACAGCGGTATCAGAGGCAATCACGATCAGCTCTTGAACATGCAAAGGAATTTGATAACTTGCGATCACTGCCCGAGCTTTTTCCGTGGCTAGTCGCATAACATAATCAGCAACCTGTTCTTCAGGTAACACTGACTCATCAATATCAGCAGCGGCGATATCAAACTTTAAATCAAGCTGGCGCATTAATGCTGCGCGCCGCGGTGAGGCCGAGGCCAATAATAGACAGGTATGCGGTGTATTAACGTTTAAACCCAATGTTTAACAACCCCCATCTTGCGACGAAATGCACGCATAAAAATCATGAAGCCGGGCCAGATCAAACTGGCAATTAATACCGGCAATAAAAACCATAGCCCTAATGTCGCTCGACCAAAAAACGTCGCCAACCAAAACTCCAGCATTTGTGCCAAACCCGCTAAAACAAACACAAACCAAGCTTGATGCCATAGGTCCAAGGAGCGAAGACGTTTATATAGCACCAAGGTTATCGCCACAACTAAGGCATAGGCCAACATATGTTGACCGAGCAAGGTGCCGGTTAACACATCACATAGCAAGCCGGCGGCAGCGGCAATAACAATGCCACAGTGCTCTGGTGAAGCCATCGACCAGTAGATCAGCACCAACATGAGAAAATCCGGCCGCACCCAATTGAACCACAAGGGCATTGGAAAAATGAGCAGGCAAAATGCAATGGCTATAGATATTCCGATCGCTAGATATGCGCGCATAATCAATCTGCTTGATCGTTCAGAGTGGGGGCAAGCTTAGTCGACTCAACGGTTTCACTGGACTCACTCGATTCACTATCGAGTTCAGCCAGATCTTGCTCAGATGTCTGTTGAGATTGTTGCTGCATGTCCTTTAGGTTTTGCTGTTGTTCGCCTATCGGTTTGACTATCAGCTCTTGATTATCGGCAAACAGCAGCAACACCTGTCGACTTTGATTCAAACGGGCAAACGGTTCAATAGAAATGGTGGCAAAAAAGTCGCCCTCAACAAAACTTACCTCGCTGACTTTACCCACTGGGTAGCCTGCAGGGTAAAGCTGACCAAGACCTGAGGTTGATAATATATCACCCGCCTTGATATCGGCAGTAAGTGCCACATTGGATAGGCTAAGCGAGAGAAAGTCATTGACGCCTTCAGCTATAAAACGTGTTCCATTGCGATTTAACTGCACTGGCACTGATTGACGCTGATCAGAAATCAGTAACACTTTAGCTACCGACTGACCAATATTTACCACCTGCCCAAATAGACCATAGGCATCAACCACTGCCTGACCTATATAGATACCGTGTTTACTTCCTTTGTTGATAATTACATGTTGCGAGGCGGGGTCAGGCGATACAGAAATGACCTCTGCTACGAGCACATTTTCTTCCAGCTGATCATCTGCATTTAAAAGCTCACGCAAACGCACATTTTCAATCGCCAAGGCAGACAGTTTTTGTAGCTTACCACGCAGCACAATATTTTCTGACTCTAGCCGTGCTAGCTCTATTTGCAACTCATCTTTTGATTGGAACTGCTTTTGTGTCCACTGATTTATCAAGCTAGGTAAATCTACGGCTTCAAACACTGGCCGCAATCCCGACAGCACCTCAGCCTTGAAACGCTCTGCCCACTGAAAGCGACCGTCCGAAAACATAAACGCTAGTGCTATTACTAGCACTAGCGTTAATCGAATCGTGATCGAGGGTGACTTGATAAAAATTTGATTGATAGCGCAGCAACCTAGTCAAAATATTCAGCGCAAGGCGAACGTTTAATCTGTCGATAAAAGGTCCAGCTTATGCATATCCATAATAGCCATCGCCTTGCCGCCACCTTGAGCCACACAGGTTAATGGATCTTCAGCTATCCACACCGGCAAGCCCGTTTCCTCGGCAAGCAATTTATCTAAGTTTTTCAACAAAGCGCCGCCACCGGTTAACACAATACCACGTTCGGCAATGTCAGAGGCTAGTTCGGGTGGTGACTGCTCGAGCGCAGATTTAACCGAGCTAACAATCGCTGCCAGCGGTTCTTGCAAGGCTTCTAAAACTTCATCCGAGTTCAGCGTAAATGAACGCGGCACACCCTCTGCGAGGTTGCGACCGCGCACATCAATTTCGAGTTTCTCAGAGCTTGGGAAAGCACTACCAATCTGCTCTTTAATACGCTCAGCCGTAGCGTCACCAATCAGGCTGCCGTATTT contains:
- a CDS encoding Maf family protein; translated protein: MRQLDLKFDIAAADIDESVLPEEQVADYVMRLATEKARAVIASYQIPLHVQELIVIASDTAVSIDNAILGKPRDYQHAREMWLKLSGTSHQVLSSLAVMQLKIAGSASESNAKPARYELISSKSALSTSTVEFCPLTEANMMHYWATGEPQDKAGAYAVQGIAAQWIRKISGSYSGIMGLPLYELSCLLTECGVELK
- the mgtE gene encoding magnesium transporter — encoded protein: MPSSATQTQQQLELLSSAIDDGSLAPVARMLNALPAAETAHLLESSPPRMRQALWALIDRDSEGDILASLPEELQSSFLKDMDVDELIELTEGLESDDIADILQQLPRTVIHEVLASMDSQDRHRVERVIQYQDNTAGGLMSTEMITVRAPITLDVVLRYLRRHDQLPSNSDAIYVVGRQDTLIGVLPIAKLLISDPNSTVREVMKTDIYTLTADIEDTQVAQLFERNDWVSAPVVDKAGKLLGRITIDDVVDVIRDDFEHSINSLAGISDEEETFSSIKDTVPRRMVWLGINLITALLASASIKMFEGTIDKVVALAVLMPIVASMGGIAGSQTLTVVIRGMALGLIGKNNASWLLQREVIISFINGIVWALVVGTLASLIYNDFTLAIVLATAMILNLFVAAFVGTLLPISLERLNIDPALAGGVLLTTVTDIFGFAIFLGLASYFYG
- the mreC gene encoding rod shape-determining protein MreC — translated: MNQIFIKSPSITIRLTLVLVIALAFMFSDGRFQWAERFKAEVLSGLRPVFEAVDLPSLINQWTQKQFQSKDELQIELARLESENIVLRGKLQKLSALAIENVRLRELLNADDQLEENVLVAEVISVSPDPASQHVIINKGSKHGIYIGQAVVDAYGLFGQVVNIGQSVAKVLLISDQRQSVPVQLNRNGTRFIAEGVNDFLSLSLSNVALTADIKAGDILSTSGLGQLYPAGYPVGKVSEVSFVEGDFFATISIEPFARLNQSRQVLLLFADNQELIVKPIGEQQQNLKDMQQQSQQTSEQDLAELDSESSESSETVESTKLAPTLNDQAD
- the mreD gene encoding rod shape-determining protein MreD translates to MRAYLAIGISIAIAFCLLIFPMPLWFNWVRPDFLMLVLIYWSMASPEHCGIVIAAAAGLLCDVLTGTLLGQHMLAYALVVAITLVLYKRLRSLDLWHQAWFVFVLAGLAQMLEFWLATFFGRATLGLWFLLPVLIASLIWPGFMIFMRAFRRKMGVVKHWV
- the rng gene encoding ribonuclease G; amino-acid sequence: MTDEILVNATPMETRVAMVDNGQLQEVIIERSENRGLVGNIYQGRVVRVLPGMQAAFIDIGLEKAAFIHAADIDKSTGEVRDIQKLIKQGDCITVQITKDPIGTKGAKVTAFLSISARYLVYMPDIDQLGISQRIDDEAERERLKSLVNNIHAQQFADMHGSFIVRTAAEQVHAEEIVNDIALLQKLWHALSQPAQSVPAIVHEDLSLSLRVLRDYLRERVDKIKVDSRETIQKMESFCDSFMPDKKSLLEWYPGGRPIFELHSVEQEIKNALARKVMLKSGGYIVFDQTEAMTTVDVNTGGFVGHRNQEETLFKTNLEAAKSIAHQLRLRNLGGIIIVDFIDMQDNEHKSQVHRTLENALAVDLTRTSISGVTELGLVQIVRKRTRESLEQTLCDPCHVCHGTGSVKSAETVCYEIFRAIIREARAYDHDAYLVLAAQSIVDRLMEEESANVAELEGFLNKSLQFQVEPLYTQEQFEVILL
- a CDS encoding DUF615 domain-containing protein, which gives rise to MAKKSSPQSHESQGDEIKSKTQIKQEMLDLQALGKAIADLPGAVYQSMPVPDSLDEAIKTLARIKNWNAQKRQLQYIGRVMRELSEHEVELLQLALDDYELGRKKLNREFHRLEQLREQLISGDKDCVNSIIAEHPNIDRQAFMQIVRAAQKEYELNTKLSDNAAKNLKHYKKLFQFLKQLAIDKFD